One Glycine soja cultivar W05 chromosome 2, ASM419377v2, whole genome shotgun sequence genomic region harbors:
- the LOC114392362 gene encoding transcription factor bHLH130-like, whose protein sequence is MDSHIHHHQSYQQQNQPSSGLLRFRSAPSSLLSNLTPSFVSEDFGSSSFRELEGNNNKGCSKDLSSMNSHKGVYGGGLPPHYPRHGSSSSTSSSAMEGSYGMVSSMGLDHEAPHKGFGSSLLRQSSSPAGLFSNNNISFQNGFATMKGVGNYGAVNGSNGELSPCINRLKNQVSFSPRNASSLGMLSQISELGSEDIEATSPDDDTKHGGNDTQHYDPGFPFGSWNDTPQLSENISGLKRGRSGNEKMFSDVQNGELANQVNMLSHHLSLPKTSAEMITMEKLLQFPDSVPCKIRAKRGCATHPRSIAERVRRTRISERMRKLQELVPHMDKQTNTADMLDLAVEYIKDLQKQFKTLSEKRANCKCISMPKADTNQIA, encoded by the exons ATGGATTCCCATATCCATCATCATCAAAGTTACCAACAACAGAACCAACCCTCTTCTGGGTTGCTTCGTTTTCGCTCTGCGCCTAGCTCTCTTCTTTCAAATCTCACACCTTCTTTTGTGAGTGAAGACTTTGGTTCTAGCAGCTTCAGAGAGTTGGAAGGAAACAACAACAAGGGTTGTTCTAAGGATTTGAGTTCGATGAATTCGCATAAGGGGGTTTATGGTGGGGGGTTGCCACCTCACTATCCAAGGCatggttcttcttcttctacttcgaGTTCTGCTATGGAAGGGTCTTATGGGATGGTGAGTTCAATGGGATTGGATCATGAAGCGCCGCATAAGGGGTTTGGGTCAAGTCTTCTCAGGCAGAGTAGCTCCCCTGCTGGCCTTTTCTCCAATAACAACATTTCCTTTCAAAATG GGTTTGCCACCATGAAAGGTGTTGGAAACTATGGTGCGGTGAATGGAAGTAATGGTGAACTTAGTCCATGCATTAACAGATTGAAGAACCAGGTTAGCTTCTCACCAAGAAATGCTTCTTCCCTGGGAATGTTGTCGCAGATCTCTGAATTAGGGAGTGAAGACATTGAGGCAACTAGTCCTGATGATGATACTAAACATGGAGGTAATGATACTCAACATTATGACCCCGGATTCCCCTTTGGTTCTTGGAATGATACTCCACAACTCTCAGAAAATATCAGTGGCTTGAAAAGAGGGAGAAGTGGCAATGAAAAGATGTTTTCTGATGTTCAG AATGGAGAGCTAGCAAACCAAGTTAATATGTTATCACATCACTTGAGTTTACCAAAAACTTCAGCAGAGATGATTACTATGGAGAAGTTGCTTCAGTTCCCTGATTCTGTTCCTTGTAAAATCAGAGCAAAGCGAGGCTGTGCTACTCATCCTCGAAGCATTGCTGAAAGG GTGAGAAGAACTCGGATCAGTGAAAGAATGAGGAAATTACAAGAGCTTGTCCCACACATGGATAAG CAAACCAACACAGCAGACATGTTGGACTTGGCTGTTGAATACATTAAAGATCTTCAGAAACAATTCAAG ACTCTAAGTGAAAAAAGGGCAAACTGCAAGTGTATAAGCATGCCAAAGGCAGATACAAATCAAATTGCTTGA